From Lytechinus pictus isolate F3 Inbred chromosome 6, Lp3.0, whole genome shotgun sequence, the proteins below share one genomic window:
- the LOC135154342 gene encoding uncharacterized protein LOC135154342 → MKVLQERYGNPFVISNAFRDKLDDWPKISPKDYLGLRRFGDFLHQCCTAARYVHHLHHLDDERENKKLMSKLPDWLITRWCRNVVKWRQDRGSFPPFSVFTEFICDEADIACDPITSNQTSSLKERRQQSSNVRTLSTSVQGQQANGGKGKWKPLCTYCKGEHHLTTCKYFMSQTLAHRTKFVFDHGLCFGCLKSGHLSKNCKKRSSCSTCKRRHPTVLHDENWTERQESKKVEIRNEAEETQTTRSHASTTTDNHRSLKTSTIVPVWLSHESVPGERLVYAMLDTQSDTSFILDKTKEAMGIEGIAVNLLLSTMTQANERISSEKISGLKVRAFDGREEICLPPTYTRNIMPANREHIPTPDIAKAHSHLKDIAKHLIPLQDCEIGLLIGYDCARALTPRAVLSSPDDGGPFGLQTDLGWSVVGTIEPNYHDSAHDHIGISHRVMVHVVPEELQVDGHPTTVTFSHQSRIKEEITPSQVIRLLEADFAPEKRQRPYSRNDLRFLEIMERQVHVSESGHYEMPLPFRDENPTLPNNRVLAEKRLNHLKTKFKKDPVYHEQYTKQMNTLFNSNYARGRIRIRRSW, encoded by the coding sequence ATGAAGGTGCTACAAGAAAGGTACGGAAATCcctttgttatttccaatgCCTTCCGGGACAAACTCGATGACTGGCCTAAAATCAGCCCCAAGGACTATTTAGGCCTTCGGAGATTCGGAGATTTTCTTCACCAGTGTTGTACAGCAGCCAGATACGTCCATCACTTACATCATTTGGATGATGAAAGAGAGAACAAAAAATTGATGAGCAAACTGCCTGATTGGCTAATCACGAGATGGTGCAGGAATGTAGTCAAATGGCGGCAAGACAGAGGATCCTTTCCTCCCTTTTCTGTCTTCACAGAATTCATCTGCGACGAAGCAGATATCGCTTGTGATCCGATCACTTCTAATCAGACATCATCCTTGAAAGAAAGGAGACAGCAGTCTTCTAATGTGAGAACATTATCGACCAGTGTGCAGGGGCAGCAAGCAAATGGAGGGAAAGGAAAATGGAAACCCCTTTGCACCTACTGTAAGGGAGAACATCATCTTACTACTTGTAAATACTTCATGTCACAGACATTAGCTCACCGAACCAAGTTTGTTTTCGATCATGGTCTATGCTTTGGATGTTTAAAGTCCGGTCATCTATCTAAGAATTGTAAGAAGAGGTCATCATGTTCAACATGCAAAAGACGTCACCCCACTGTTCTGCATGATGAAAACTGGACAGAAAGACAAGAATCTAAGAAAGTTGAAATAAGGAATGAAGCTGAGGAAACTCAAACCACAAGATCTCATGCTTCAACCACGACGGACAATCACAGATCTCTAAAGACATCTACTATAGTTCCTGTGTGGCTATCGCATGAATCAGTACCTGGGGAGAGGTTAGTGTACGCTATGCTGGACACTCAGTCAGACACTAGCTTCATTTTAGATAAGACTAAGGAAGCAATGGGCATTGAAGGAATTGCAGTCAACTTGCTTCTTTCGACCATGACGCAGGCCAATGAGAGAATTTCGAGTGAAAAGATCAGTGGACTTAAGGTTCGAGCATTTGACGGAAGAGAAGAAATTTGTTTGCCCCCCACTTACACTCGGAATATTATGCCGGCAAATCGAGAACACATACCAACGCCAGACATTGCTAAGGCGCACTCTCATCTTAAAGACATAGCCAAACATTTGATTCCCCTTCAAGATTGCGAGATTGGACTTCTCATTGGCTATGATTGTGCAAGGGCTCTCACTCCGCGAGCTGTGTTAAGCTCCCCTGATGATGGTGGACCATTTGGATTACAAACTGATCTTGGATGGAGTGTTGTCGGTACAATAGAACCCAACTATCATGACAGTGCGCATGATCATATTGGAATCAGTCATCGCGTTATGGTGCACGTTGTTCCAGAAGAATTGCAAGTAGATGGCCATCCAACCACAGTTACCTTCAGCCATCAATCAAGGATTAAGGAAGAGATCACTCCCTCGCAAGTCATACGTCTTTTAGAAGCAGACTTTGCACCAGAGAAAAGACAAAGGCCATATTCGAGGAATGACTTGAGATTTCTAGAGATAATGGAGCGTCAAGTTCATGTGTCTGAAAGTGGTCATTATGAGATGCCCCTGCCATTTCGTGATGAAAATCCTACTCTTCCAAATAATAGGGTCCTTGCCGAGAAAAGACTCAATCATCTCAAGACAAAGTTTAAGAAGGATCCTGTGTATCATgaacaatatacaaaacaaatgaataccctcttcAATAGCAACTATGCAAGAGGTCGCATCAGAATCAGGAGAAGTTGGTAA